One Candidatus Hydrogenedentota bacterium DNA window includes the following coding sequences:
- a CDS encoding MarR family transcriptional regulator, with translation MTASINKELLLEQPMEDIRHELVLNIVRTANVIALKGSHLFRSFGLTEAQFNVLFALKYKRNEWTQSDLGKRLVVTRASITSVLDKLESKNLVKRNPVVGNRRIYHISLTSKGLLLINKVEPVYRETIHNALTVFTDADCEDMIFKMEKIRAESMKQ, from the coding sequence ATGACTGCATCAATTAATAAAGAACTTTTACTTGAACAACCCATGGAAGATATTCGTCATGAATTGGTGTTGAATATTGTTCGTACAGCCAATGTCATTGCGCTAAAAGGATCGCATTTATTTCGCAGCTTTGGTTTGACTGAGGCGCAGTTCAACGTCTTGTTTGCGCTTAAGTATAAGCGGAATGAATGGACACAATCGGATCTGGGCAAGCGGCTTGTCGTGACGCGCGCGAGTATCACCTCTGTTTTAGACAAGCTGGAAAGTAAGAACCTGGTTAAGCGGAATCCGGTCGTGGGCAATCGCCGTATCTACCACATTTCTCTTACAAGCAAAGGGCTGCTCCTCATTAATAAAGTAGAGCCTGTATATCGGGAAACCATTCATAACGCGTTAACGGTCTTTACAGACGCCGATTGTGAGGATATGATTTTTAAGATGGAAAAAATTCGAGCTGAATCAATGAAACAATAA